In the Gopherus flavomarginatus isolate rGopFla2 chromosome 6, rGopFla2.mat.asm, whole genome shotgun sequence genome, one interval contains:
- the KCNK4 gene encoding potassium channel subfamily K member 4 isoform X2, giving the protein MRQATVLALLTVVLVYLVSGAFVFRLLEQPHESRQQEALQVAREQFLQRYRCVPSQELDTLILHVRDAMGAGADPTANSTNSTSTNWDMGSAFFFAGTVITTIGFGNTSPKTEGGRLFCIFYALVGIPLFGMLLAGVGDHLGFSLRQAISKVEDIFLKWQVSPTIVRVLSALLFILIGCILFVTIPTIVFQRVEGWTLLESVYFVVITLTTIGFGDYVAGDGIGDKHPWYKPLVWFWILLGLAYFASILTMIGNWLRVLSRRTRAEMGGLTAQAASWTGNVTAQLRMTGMGLPEKLQKVGTLKGHPPSPIPPELPPAMPSPPPPLPHLELPSPSTALQVAQLNARNMAASAGGGLRPIDYMGENLAFIDESSDTQSEAPSEGGLQAKRARQLRRLRTRHTHGQPPGLPMDMLSRTRHKGEAV; this is encoded by the exons ATGCGACAGGCTACGGTGCTGGCCCTGCTGACAGTGGTGCTGGTCTACCTGGTGAGTGGCGCCTTCGTCTTCCgcctgctggagcagccacaCGAGAgccgccagcaggaggcactgcaggtcGCCCGTGAGCAGTTCCTGCAGAGATACCGCTGTGTGCCCAGCCAGGAGCTGGACACACTCATCCTG CATGTCAGAGACGCCATGGGTGCCGGCGCTGACCCCACAGCCAACAGCACCAATAGCACCAGCACCAACTGGGACATGGGCAGCGCCTTCTTCTTCGCTGGCACTGTCATCACCACCATCG GGTTCGGTAACACATCCCCCAAGACAGAGGGGGGGCGTCTCTTCTGCATCTTCTACGCTCTGGTTGGGATCCCGCTCTTCGGGATGCTGCTGGCTGGGGTGGGCGACCACCTGGGCTTCTCGCTGCGCCAGGCCATCAGCAAGGTGGAGGATATCTTCCTG aaatgGCAGGTGAGTCCCACCATTGTTCGGGTTCTCTCCGCCCTGCTCTTCATCCTCATTGGCTGCATCCTCTTCGTCACCATCCCCACCATTGTGTTCCAGCGAGTGGAGGGCTGGACCCTGCTGGAATCTGTCTACTTCGTGGTCATCACGCTGACTACCATCGGCTTCGGGGACTATGTAGCAG GTGATGGTATAGGGGACAAGCACCCCTGGTACAAGCCTCTGGTCTGGTTCTGGATCCTGCTGGGCCTCGCCTACTTCGCCTCCATCCTCACCATGATTGGCAACTGGCTGCGGGTGTTGTCCCGTCGCACACGGGCTGAG ATGGGGGGCCTCACCGCGCAGGCTGCCAGCTGGACAGGGAATGTGACAGCCCAGCTGCGGATGACGGGCATGGGGCTGCCCGAGAAGCTTCAGAAAGTGGGGACGCTGAAGGGACACCCACCCTCCCCTATTCCTCCAGAGCTTCCACCTGCCATGccttctccaccacctcccttgccTCACCTggagctcccctctcccagcactgccctgcAGGTGGCACAGCTCAACGCCCGCAACATGGCCGCCTCAGCGGGGGGCGGCCTGCGCCCTATAGACTACATGGGGGAGAACCTGGCCTTCATCGATGAGAGCTCCGACACCCAGAGCGAGGCACCCAGCGAAGGGGGGCTGCAGGCCAAGCGCGCCCGCCAACTCCGCCGCCTGCGTACCCGCCACACCCACGGCCAGCCCCCCGGCCTGCCTATGGACATGCTGAGCCGCACTCGCCACAAGGGCGAGGCAGTCTAG
- the KCNK4 gene encoding potassium channel subfamily K member 4 isoform X1, producing MGYYAVGAIGLLVYWDGVSVILGCNGDFCTGGYWGMGGIGVASPHTHPHLLPVVSSPLTSAAPNPAENHGALPVCYSSKESILSGPGVGQTPHSGRGSVMRQATVLALLTVVLVYLVSGAFVFRLLEQPHESRQQEALQVAREQFLQRYRCVPSQELDTLILHVRDAMGAGADPTANSTNSTSTNWDMGSAFFFAGTVITTIGFGNTSPKTEGGRLFCIFYALVGIPLFGMLLAGVGDHLGFSLRQAISKVEDIFLKWQVSPTIVRVLSALLFILIGCILFVTIPTIVFQRVEGWTLLESVYFVVITLTTIGFGDYVAGDGIGDKHPWYKPLVWFWILLGLAYFASILTMIGNWLRVLSRRTRAEMGGLTAQAASWTGNVTAQLRMTGMGLPEKLQKVGTLKGHPPSPIPPELPPAMPSPPPPLPHLELPSPSTALQVAQLNARNMAASAGGGLRPIDYMGENLAFIDESSDTQSEAPSEGGLQAKRARQLRRLRTRHTHGQPPGLPMDMLSRTRHKGEAV from the exons ATGGGATACTATGCAGTGGGGGCTATTGGGTTATTGGTGTATTGGGATGGGGTGTCGGTGATATTAGGGTGCAATGGGGATTTCTGCACTGGAGGTTATTGGGGTATGGGTGGTATTGGTGTGGCCTCCCCCCACACTCACCCCCATCTTCTCCCTGTagtgagctctcccctgacctctgcagcccccaaccctgctgagAACCATGGGGCACTGCCTGTCTGCTATTCATCTAAGGAATCAATCCTGAGTGGGCCGGGGGTGGGGCAGACACCCCATAGTGGGCGGGGCAGCGTGATGCGACAGGCTACGGTGCTGGCCCTGCTGACAGTGGTGCTGGTCTACCTGGTGAGTGGCGCCTTCGTCTTCCgcctgctggagcagccacaCGAGAgccgccagcaggaggcactgcaggtcGCCCGTGAGCAGTTCCTGCAGAGATACCGCTGTGTGCCCAGCCAGGAGCTGGACACACTCATCCTG CATGTCAGAGACGCCATGGGTGCCGGCGCTGACCCCACAGCCAACAGCACCAATAGCACCAGCACCAACTGGGACATGGGCAGCGCCTTCTTCTTCGCTGGCACTGTCATCACCACCATCG GGTTCGGTAACACATCCCCCAAGACAGAGGGGGGGCGTCTCTTCTGCATCTTCTACGCTCTGGTTGGGATCCCGCTCTTCGGGATGCTGCTGGCTGGGGTGGGCGACCACCTGGGCTTCTCGCTGCGCCAGGCCATCAGCAAGGTGGAGGATATCTTCCTG aaatgGCAGGTGAGTCCCACCATTGTTCGGGTTCTCTCCGCCCTGCTCTTCATCCTCATTGGCTGCATCCTCTTCGTCACCATCCCCACCATTGTGTTCCAGCGAGTGGAGGGCTGGACCCTGCTGGAATCTGTCTACTTCGTGGTCATCACGCTGACTACCATCGGCTTCGGGGACTATGTAGCAG GTGATGGTATAGGGGACAAGCACCCCTGGTACAAGCCTCTGGTCTGGTTCTGGATCCTGCTGGGCCTCGCCTACTTCGCCTCCATCCTCACCATGATTGGCAACTGGCTGCGGGTGTTGTCCCGTCGCACACGGGCTGAG ATGGGGGGCCTCACCGCGCAGGCTGCCAGCTGGACAGGGAATGTGACAGCCCAGCTGCGGATGACGGGCATGGGGCTGCCCGAGAAGCTTCAGAAAGTGGGGACGCTGAAGGGACACCCACCCTCCCCTATTCCTCCAGAGCTTCCACCTGCCATGccttctccaccacctcccttgccTCACCTggagctcccctctcccagcactgccctgcAGGTGGCACAGCTCAACGCCCGCAACATGGCCGCCTCAGCGGGGGGCGGCCTGCGCCCTATAGACTACATGGGGGAGAACCTGGCCTTCATCGATGAGAGCTCCGACACCCAGAGCGAGGCACCCAGCGAAGGGGGGCTGCAGGCCAAGCGCGCCCGCCAACTCCGCCGCCTGCGTACCCGCCACACCCACGGCCAGCCCCCCGGCCTGCCTATGGACATGCTGAGCCGCACTCGCCACAAGGGCGAGGCAGTCTAG
- the LOC127053830 gene encoding neurofilament heavy polypeptide-like: MSWLGEAWQEGLPARALQGVRELEQRLEWANKERVQKQAQLDTLEAVLHKQRQKHEEERGTWALLARERRDLAEACERLECGRQQLSRELQAKGAQLNQLERQLGRAAQRIEELEEELRRCQAELDNLHSSTPLTHCCPPRMKLQPISSTLGEKPLMHREAAWHSVPPGGPATPENSQGIPSPGEEPREENAGLGHGPPGMEAWELRGGLQSVQRELAQCTEQRDQAVTKVRALERWVQQLLEELRGQRQRAGATQRHLEQQEKEHRQELAELEQHRREALEQQGTQLDIPVPPHCPPNKGLGGSEQERHHPGYGKRSLSSFQQERAPEKQGAAGKVRGSSAQGPRVVGRLVPRGERGQEPESPTELQALRAEVLGLRQRLAASESLRKGLLETCWQLHQGTRDLTGERRALAEMPLAHDAAIQHKEEAEELQGAPGPGLAKGDRGELQALAVELEAQVWGAPGPGLPEGDAQEVGELQVLRGELRALALGKAEAEAQAAQAQERLRRLQETLGLQTERLALACEAQSQHVAELLTEGHEREQELKRLGQALREAGRVRELLEAEVGRLQVLLGGDTRPTGSPELPPNAPKPGPAEPPPTAPEPGPAVPPPTASEPGPAEPPHTAPEPGPAEPPPTAPEPGPTELPPTAPEPGLPEPTPAAPEPGPAEPPPAAPEPGPAEPPPTAPEPGPTELPPTASEPGLPEPTPAAPEPGPAEPPPAAPEPGSTEPAPAAPEPGLPEPPPTAPETGPTELPSTVPEPGSTEPPSTAPEPVATQCPGVGCG; the protein is encoded by the exons ATGAGCTGGctgggtgaggcttggcaggagggGCTGCCAGCACGGGCACTGCAGGGGGTGAGGGAGCTAGAGCAGCGCCTGGAGTGGGCCAACAAGGAGCGGGTCCAGAAGCAGGCACAGCTGGACACGCTGGAAGCTGTGCTACACAAGCAGAGGCAGAAG CACGAGGAGGAGCGTGGCACGTGGGCGCTGCTGGCTCGGGAGCGGCGGGACCTGGCTGAGGCCTGCGAGCGGCTGGAGTGCGGGCGCCAGCAACTGAGCCGGGAGCTCCAGGCCAAGGGGGCGCAGCTAAACCAGCTGGAGAGGCAGCTGGGCCGGGCTGCCCAGCGCAttgaggagctggaggaggagctgcggAG GTGCCAGGCAGAGCTGGATAACCTGCATTCAAGCACCCCCCTGACCCATTGCTGCCCCCCCCGGATGAAG TTGCAGCCCATCAGCTCCACATTGGGGGAGAAGCCACTCATGCATCGAGAGGCTGCCTGGCACAGTGTCCCTCCTGGGGGCCCTGCCACCCCAGAGAACAGTCAGGGGATCCCATCCCCTGGGGAGGAACCTAGAGAggagaatgcag ggctggggcatggcccCCCTGGTATGGAGGCCTGGGAGTTGAGGGGGGGACTGCAGTCAGTGCAGCGGGAGTtggcccagtgcacagagcagcGGGACCAGGCAGTCACTAAG GTGCGTGCCCTGGAACGGTGGGTGCAGCAGCTgttggaggagctgaggggccagaggcagagagcaggggcCACGCAGCGCCACCTGGAGCAGCAGGAGAAGGAGCACCGGCAG GAGCTGGCGGAGCTGGAGCAGCACCGTCGGGAAGCACTGGAGCAGCAGGGTACCCAGTTGGACATTCCTgtgcccccccactgcccaccaAACAAG GGCCTGGGGGGATCAGAGCAGGAGCGGCACCACCCAGGCTATGGCAAGCGCAGCCTCAGCAGCTtccagcaggaacgggcacccGAGAAACAAGGGGCAGCTGGGAAGGTCAGAG GTTCCTCAGCACAGGGTCCCCGAGTTGTGGGCAGGCTGGTGCCCAGAGGGGAGCGGGGCCAGGAGCCGGAGTCCCCCACAgagctgcaggccctgagggcTGAGGTTTTGGGGCTGCGCCAGCGCCTGGCTGCCTCTGAGAGCCTGCGCAAGGGGCTGCTGGAAACCTGCTGGCAGCTGCATCAAGGCACCCGGGACCTGACTGGGGAGCGCCgggcactggctgagatgccaCTGGCTCATGATGCTGCCATTCAGCACAAGGAAGAGGcggaggagctgcagggagcaccaGGGCCCGGCCTGGCCAAAGGGGATCGGGGGGAACTGCAGGCCCTGGCTGTGGAGTTGGAGGCTCAGGTCTGGGGGGCACCAGGGCCTGGCCTGCCTGAGGGGGATGCTCAGGAGGTGGGGGAGCTGCAAGTGCTGCGGGGGGAGTTGAGGGCCCTGGCCCTGGGCAAGGCTGAGGCAGAGGCTCAGGCTGCCCAGGCCCAGGAGCGGCTGCGGCGGCTCCAGGAGACGCTGGGGTTGCAGACAGAGCGGCTGGCACTGGCCTGTGAGGCTCAGAGCCAGCATGTGGcagagctgctgactgagggGCACGAGCGGGAGCAAGAGCTGAAGCGCCTGGGCCAGGCGCTGCGGGAGGCGGGACGGGTCCGTGAGCTACTGGAGGCTGAGGTGGGGCGGCTGCAGGTGCTGCTGGGTGGGGACACACGTCCCACTGGTTCCCCTGAGCTGCCCCCCAATGCCCCAAAGCCCGGCCCCGCCGAgccgccccccacagccccagagccCGGCCCCGCCGTGCCACCCCCCACAGCCTCAGAGCCCGGCCCCGCCGAGCCgccccacacagccccagagCCCGGCCCCGCCGAgccgccccccacagccccagagcccggccccaccgagctgccccccacagccccagagccTGGCCTGCCTGAGCCGAcccccgcagccccagagcccgGCCCCGCTGAgccgccccccgcagccccagagcccgGCCCCGCCGAgccgccccccacagccccagagcccggccccaccgagctgccccccacagcctcagAGCCTGGCCTGCCTGAGCCGAcccccgcagccccagagcccgGCCCCGCTGAgccgccccccgcagccccagagcccgGCTCCACCGAGCCGGcccccgcagccccagagcctgGTCTGCCTGAgccgccccccacagccccagagaCCGGCCCCACTGAGCTGCCCTCCACAGTCCCAGAGCCCGGCTCCACTGAGCCGCCCTCCACAGCCCCAGAGCCTG TTGCCACTCAGTGCCCTGGAGTTGGCTGTGGTTAG